In Desulfuromonas acetexigens, the genomic stretch AAAGGAGATCTGCAGTTGGGTGATCTCATTTTTTTTCAGACCTATGCCAAATATCCCTCCCACGTCGGCATCTATCTGGGCGATGACAAGATGATTCATGCTTCGAGTCGCAACCGGGGGGTGGTGGTTTCGAGTATCAACTCCAATTATTTCCGCAAACGTTTTATCGGCGCCAAACGCCTCGGATTGTCGTTGAGTCCGGAAGGAATCGATCTTGACGAATTCTCCGGCCGAATGCAGGCGACCGTCGCCGATGAGGTCGAGGATGGAACCGAGGAAGGGGCGCAGATCGGCGCCGGGAATGGTTAAACAGGATTCTTTCAAGGCCAGGCATTGCCTGGCCTTGGTTATTTCGGGGGAATAATGGAAATCGATCTCGATCTTCTCGACTATCTTTGCCACAAAGGCGTCCACCACATCGAGGCGGCGGTACGGGGGCATCAGCACCTGCCGCGCACCGTGGTCGGTGTCGGCACCTTTCTGCTTGATCAGGACGGCTATGTCGACTTGCTCACCGCCAAGCAACAGGCCACTTTTGATAAATTCCTCCAACCCCTCCTCTTTGACGTCCCCTGCCTCGGGCCGACCGGCACCGGCGATTGCCGGGGAGACGGTCGCATCGAACCCGAACTGCTACTGAAAGGCTACCGCGACGACGAACTGCTCTGCGGACGTTGTCGGCAAGAGCTGGACTGATTTCGCCTACCCCTTTCTTTCGCCCTCCCCCCCTTTTTTTCACGAAACGGCTTTCTGTCGGAAAAATTTACACGATGTCGGTTTTCCTTCCGGCGAAAATTTAATATCGAGCATGAGCCGTTTTTTTTGATTTTTGTGAATAAGTCATGTAATTCCGGACTATTGCCTTTCTTGCCTGGATCGGTGCAACGGCTTTTTACACGTTTCGCCGGCGAGCCGTCGGCCAGGTTTACACTCTAAAAGACAAAAAAATGAGCAGATATGTAAAATTCAATAAAATCAGCGTATTGCATCTGGCCTATTTTGTGCAATAAGGAATGAATAGAGACCAGATCCCCACAAATTGATAATGGAGGGTTCAATGAAAAATGTCAGTAAGTTCCTGTTGGTTTGCTTGTTGTCTGTCGCCGCGCTCGGTATTCGCGGGCAGGCTCAGGCCCTCGTTCTCCCCGACCCGTTCACCACGTCTTACCGCTACGGCGACTTCAACTCCTACTCCCTGCCGATTCTCGCGAACATTTACGACATCATGTATGGTGTCGGAACCACCAATGCTGCGAACCCCTTCTACATCCAGTCGGCTCCGGGGTTGATCAAGGATTCCATCGTCGTGGCAACCAAGACCGCGATGGATAACGGGTCGGCCGGCATCGACGATGCCTACCAAACCCCCAACTCCAATGGTATCACCACCTTCAGTACCGGCACTTCGCCCGATCCGTCCCCGACCTTTACAGGGGATCAGGACACGACCTGGGATGCGCAATTGTCCGAGCTGACGGCATTCCTGAATGGCGACGATCTGATTTTCCTCTTCAACAACAACGAAACCGGGACGGGTGACGAACAGAATGTGTATGTATGGGCTCAGGTGATTCTGCGGGATAGTGATAATGCCGCCCCCGCACTGTATTACGATTTCACGAATGATCCCGCCGGCGGCCAGCCGGGTGGCGATCCCGCCGATTACACCAACACACTCGGTGCATGGACTCCCGATGCCGATGACTATGTCCTCTCCGGTGGAGGGATCTGTGTGAATGCCCTGGGTGCCGTGGTGGACTGCGGTTCAGCCGATGCGGTTAAAACCATCAATCACAACCTGGGCGCCAACCAGGCCGCTTATGCCGTGACCTCTCTTGAAATCAATGACTTCCTTGCAGCTTGGACCTCGGACAGCCTTTATGACGTGATGTCCGTCGATTTTCGTCTTAACGGCATTAATAACGGC encodes the following:
- a CDS encoding PEP-CTERM sorting domain-containing protein (PEP-CTERM proteins occur, often in large numbers, in the proteomes of bacteria that also encode an exosortase, a predicted intramembrane cysteine proteinase. The presence of a PEP-CTERM domain at a protein's C-terminus predicts cleavage within the sorting domain, followed by covalent anchoring to some some component of the (usually Gram-negative) cell surface. Many PEP-CTERM proteins exhibit an unusual sequence composition that includes large numbers of potential glycosylation sites. Expression of one such protein has been shown restore the ability of a bacterium to form floc, a type of biofilm.), whose product is MKNVSKFLLVCLLSVAALGIRGQAQALVLPDPFTTSYRYGDFNSYSLPILANIYDIMYGVGTTNAANPFYIQSAPGLIKDSIVVATKTAMDNGSAGIDDAYQTPNSNGITTFSTGTSPDPSPTFTGDQDTTWDAQLSELTAFLNGDDLIFLFNNNETGTGDEQNVYVWAQVILRDSDNAAPALYYDFTNDPAGGQPGGDPADYTNTLGAWTPDADDYVLSGGGICVNALGAVVDCGSADAVKTINHNLGANQAAYAVTSLEINDFLAAWTSDSLYDVMSVDFRLNGINNGYEQLFIQAGTIGGDTPPPPIPEPSTLLLLGSGLVGLGLLGYRRRK